A genomic region of Thunnus maccoyii chromosome 13, fThuMac1.1, whole genome shotgun sequence contains the following coding sequences:
- the LOC121909658 gene encoding olfactory receptor 146-like: MENYTYNSPTLQLEGLNVSKDSIYPLYLFFFFSYLFIMVANLGIAVIIFIDKSLHQPMYLLFCNLPFNDILGNSIMVPRLLIDMFRPPSERLISYYECVVQAFTTHMFGTTSHTVLMIMAFDRYVAICNPLRYAAIMTNKMVIKLTVSAWGVAFVLVGILLGLTIRLNTCRTLITNPYCDNASLFKLSCESVYINNVYGITFTVVLFIGSVGTIVLTYTKITVVCLTNKNKSLNSKALKTCSTHLVVYLIMIFNGMSIISLHRFPQYSDYRKLCTILFHIIPGSLNPIIYGVQSKEIQKLLSKLLSKKVLPS; the protein is encoded by the coding sequence ATGGAAAACTACACCTACAACAGCCCCACGTTACAGCTGGAAGGGTTAAATGTCTCAAAGGATTCTATCTACCCTCTctatctcttcttttttttctcctatctGTTTATAATGGTTGCCAATTTAGGCATCGCTGTAATCATTTTCATAGACAAAAGCCTTCACCAGCCTATGTATCTGCTTTTTTGCAACCTTCCATTCAATGATATCCTTGGAAATTCGATCATGGTGCCCCGGTTGCTTATAGACATGTTTAGGCCTCCCTCTGAACGCCTCATTAGCTACTACGAGTGTGTGGTCCAAGCTTTCACCACACACATGTTTGGCACCACTTCCCACACTGTGCTCATGATTATGGCCTTTGACAGATATGTTGCCATCTGCAATCCTCTACGCTATGCTGCCATAATGACCAACAAGATGGTGATCAAGCTGACAGTTTCTGCCTGGGGAGTGGCCTTTGTTTTGGTTGGGATTCTGCTCGGTCTGACCATACGGCTGAATACATGCAGGACTCTGATCACGAATCCTTACTGTGACAATGCCTCCTTGTTTAAACTCTCCTGTGAGAGTGTGTATATTAATAATGTCTATGGCATCACATTCACTGTCGTCCTGTTTATAGGTTCAGTAGGCACCATTGTTCTCACCTATACTAAGATTACAGTAGTCTGTCTCACTAATAAGAACAAGTCTTTGAACAGTAAAGCTTTGAAGACCTGCAGCACTCATCTAGTTGTGTATCTGATCATGATCTTCAATGGAATGTCTATCATTAGTCTTCACCGCTTTCCCCAATACTCGGACTACAGAAAACTCTGTACCATTTTGTTTCATATCATCCCTGGCAGCCTCAACCCTATTATTTATGGTGTGCAGTccaaagaaatacagaaattatTGTCAAAGTTGTTGTCCAAGAAGGTTTTGCCATCATGA
- the LOC121910348 gene encoding olfactory receptor 146-like, with protein sequence MENYTYNSFTLQLEGLNVSKDSVYPLYFFFLFSYLFIMVANVGIAILVFTDKNLHQPMYLLFCNLPFNDILGNSILVPRLLIDMFRPPSERLISYYECVVQAFTSHMFGTTSLTVLMIMAFDRYVAICNPLRYAVIMTNNMVIKLTVSAWGVAFVLVGILLGLTIRLNRCRTLITSPYCDNASLFMLSCESVFINNVYGLTFTVVLFTASIGSMVLTYTKITVVCLTSKNKSLNSKALKTCSTHLVVYLIMVFSGMSLIALHRFPQYSDYRKLSSILFHIIPGSLNPIIYGVQSKEIRKFLAKLFEPKKILPS encoded by the coding sequence ATGGAAAACTACACCTACAACAGCTTCACGCTCCAGCTGGAGGGGTTAAATGTTTCAAAAGATTCTGTCTACCCTTTgtatttcttcttccttttctcctaTCTGTTTATAATGGTTGCAAATGTTGGGATTGCTATACTGGTTTTCACTGACAAGAACCTTCACCAGCCCATGTATCTCCTTTTTTGCAACCTGCCATTTAATGACATCCTTGGAAACTCAATCTTAGTGCCTCGTTTGCTTATAGACATGTTTAGGCCTCCCTCTGAACGCCTCATTAGCTACTATGAGTGTGTGGTCCAAGCTTTTACCTCACACATGTTTGGTACCACCAGTCTCACTGTGCTCATGATTATGGCCTTTGACAGATATGTTGCCATCTGCAATCCTCTACGCTATGCTGTCATAATGACCAACAACATGGTGATCAAGCTGACAGTTTCTGCCTGGGGAGTGGCCTTTGTTTTGGTTGGGATTCTGCTCGGTCTGACCATACGGCTGAACCGATGCAGGACTCTGATCACAAGTCCCTATTGTGACAATGCCTCACTTTTTATGCTCTcctgtgagagtgtgtttattAATAATGTCTATGGCCTTACTTTCACTGTAGTCTTGTTTACAGCTTCAATAGGCAGCATGGTTCTCACCTATACTAAGATTACAGTAGTTTGTCTGACTAGCAAGAACAAGTCTTTGAACAGTAAAGCTTTGAAGACCTGCAGCACTCATCTGGTTGTGTATCTGATCATGGTGTTCAGTGGAATGTCCCTCATTGCTCTGCATCGCTTCCCTCAATACTCAGATTACAGAAAACTCAGTAGCATCCTGTTTCATATAATCCCTGGCAGCCTGAACCCCATTATTTATGGTGTGCAGTCCAAAGAGATACGGAAATTTTTGGCAAAGTTGTTTGAGCCCAAGAAAATCTTGCCATCATAA